In a genomic window of Streptomyces roseoviridis:
- the ligD gene encoding non-homologous end-joining DNA ligase, protein MTPITEVAGRRLALSNLDKVIHPASGTTKGELLHYYATVEAVILPHLHDRPVSFLRYPDGPGGQLFFTKNPPPGTPAWVNTAPMPRSEDPGARQVVIQDLASLMWAANLVVEFHTHQWRAASPAVADRLVLDLDPGPPATIVECCRVALHLRERLAADGLTAYAKTSGSKGLHLLVPLEPTPSEQVSAYARRLAVDAEAELPRLVVHRMAKHLRPGKVFVDHSQNAAAKTTATPYTLRARRLPAVSAPVTWEEVESCASPETLVLLMNDIAPRLEDYGDLLAPLFDPAAAAPLPAAPPGAAP, encoded by the coding sequence ATGACGCCCATCACAGAGGTGGCGGGGCGGCGCCTGGCGCTCAGCAACCTGGACAAGGTCATCCACCCGGCCTCCGGCACCACCAAGGGCGAGCTGCTGCACTACTACGCCACCGTCGAGGCCGTGATCCTGCCGCATCTGCACGACCGCCCGGTCTCCTTCCTGCGCTATCCGGACGGCCCGGGCGGTCAGCTCTTCTTCACCAAGAACCCTCCGCCCGGCACACCCGCCTGGGTGAACACCGCCCCCATGCCCCGCTCCGAGGACCCCGGCGCCCGGCAGGTCGTGATCCAGGACCTGGCGTCCCTGATGTGGGCGGCGAACCTGGTCGTGGAGTTCCACACCCACCAGTGGCGGGCCGCCTCCCCCGCCGTCGCCGACCGGCTGGTCCTCGACCTCGACCCGGGACCGCCCGCGACGATCGTCGAATGCTGCCGGGTCGCCCTCCACCTGCGGGAACGGCTCGCCGCCGACGGTCTCACGGCGTACGCGAAGACCTCCGGCTCCAAGGGGCTGCACCTCCTCGTCCCCCTGGAGCCGACGCCCTCCGAGCAGGTCTCCGCCTACGCGCGCCGGCTCGCGGTGGACGCGGAGGCGGAGCTGCCGAGGCTGGTGGTGCACCGGATGGCCAAGCACCTGCGGCCCGGGAAGGTCTTCGTCGACCACAGCCAGAACGCCGCCGCCAAGACCACGGCCACCCCCTACACCCTGCGGGCCCGCCGGCTGCCGGCCGTCTCCGCGCCGGTCACCTGGGAGGAGGTGGAGAGCTGCGCGAGTCCCGAGACGCTGGTGCTGCTCATGAACGACATCGCCCCCCGTCTGGAGGACTACGGCGACCTGCTCGCCCCGCTCTTCGACCCCGCCGCGGCGGCACCACTGCCCGCAGCACCCCCCGGAGCCGCGCCATGA
- a CDS encoding HAMP domain-containing sensor histidine kinase produces MRRRLRPPAWTATLTWKAGVFITVMCCALAALLGTLVHVSVAGETVRDSREKALTRLGEVVRLYESGEPLPRFAGVDPDGLPAELRALAVRGERGTMVGDHEGRPTMWAAGPADGRALAVRIDYTQSAETIDGLDRSILASSLLAIGATLLVGSFAVSRITRRLHATARVARRISAGDLDARVDDPRTRDPARHQDEVATVAGALDTMASSLQRKLQNEQRFTADVAHELRTPLTGLSAAAELLPEGRPSELVRDRVRAMRALTEDLLEISRLDAGTERVDLAVHELGPLAERVVRASGTDTEVRVLRGATVETDKRRLERVLGNLVTNAHGHGVAPVVLTVDGPVVTVRDHGPGYPEYLLDAGPQRFRTEGGGKGHGLGLTIAVGQAEAIGAELVFANTPAEEGGGAVARLTLPEYVRLAEPGTAEVAGGAGGAGGAGGAAGGDGSGATDGSGATDGPGGPGATDGPGGSGRSGGGRPG; encoded by the coding sequence GTGAGGCGCCGCCTCCGGCCGCCCGCCTGGACCGCGACCCTTACCTGGAAGGCCGGGGTCTTCATCACCGTCATGTGCTGTGCGCTGGCCGCGCTGCTCGGCACGCTCGTCCACGTGTCGGTGGCCGGCGAGACGGTCCGGGACTCCCGCGAGAAGGCGCTGACCCGGCTCGGCGAGGTCGTACGCCTCTACGAGTCGGGCGAGCCGCTCCCCCGCTTCGCCGGAGTGGACCCGGACGGGCTGCCCGCCGAGCTGCGCGCGCTCGCGGTCCGCGGCGAGCGGGGCACCATGGTGGGCGACCACGAGGGCCGTCCGACGATGTGGGCGGCGGGCCCGGCGGACGGGCGCGCCCTGGCGGTGCGGATCGACTACACGCAGAGCGCCGAGACGATCGACGGGCTCGACCGTTCGATCCTCGCCTCCTCCCTGCTCGCCATCGGGGCGACCCTGCTGGTCGGGTCCTTCGCCGTCAGCCGGATCACCCGGCGGCTGCACGCCACCGCGCGGGTGGCCCGGCGGATCAGCGCGGGCGACCTGGACGCGCGCGTGGACGACCCCCGCACCCGGGACCCCGCGCGGCACCAGGACGAGGTGGCCACGGTCGCCGGCGCCCTCGACACCATGGCGTCCTCGCTCCAGCGCAAGCTGCAGAACGAACAGCGGTTCACCGCGGACGTGGCGCACGAACTGCGCACCCCGCTCACCGGTCTCTCGGCCGCCGCCGAACTGCTGCCGGAGGGACGCCCCTCGGAGCTGGTCCGGGACCGGGTGCGGGCGATGCGCGCGCTCACCGAGGACCTGCTGGAGATCTCCCGACTCGACGCGGGCACCGAGCGGGTGGACCTGGCCGTCCACGAGCTGGGCCCGCTGGCCGAGCGGGTGGTGCGGGCCTCCGGAACGGACACGGAGGTGCGGGTGCTGCGCGGGGCGACGGTGGAGACGGACAAGCGGCGCCTGGAGCGGGTGCTCGGCAATCTGGTCACGAACGCGCACGGCCACGGGGTCGCGCCGGTGGTGCTGACCGTGGACGGCCCGGTGGTGACGGTGCGGGACCACGGCCCCGGCTATCCGGAGTACCTGCTCGACGCGGGCCCGCAGCGCTTCCGTACCGAGGGCGGCGGCAAGGGCCACGGGCTCGGCCTGACGATCGCGGTGGGCCAGGCGGAGGCGATCGGCGCGGAGCTGGTCTTCGCCAACACGCCGGCGGAGGAGGGCGGCGGGGCCGTGGCCCGGCTGACGCTCCCGGAGTACGTACGGCTCGCGGAACCCGGCACGGCCGAGGTGGCTGGTGGGGCGGGTGGGGCCGGCGGAGCAGGTGGGGCCGCCGGCGGCGACGGGTCCGGCGCGACCGACGGGTCCGGCGCGACCGACGGACCCGGTGGGCCCGGCGCGACCGACGGACCCGGTGGGTCCGGTCGGTCCGGTGGGGGCCGCCCCGGTTGA
- a CDS encoding FtsW/RodA/SpoVE family cell cycle protein has product MTAAPPTDARPAQDAPPPGVLVPKRRGVEFSLLVGAVLISVYGYAEVGLARSGAVPPDAARYGAGLGLLALLAHLAVRLRAPYADPLLLPIAVLLNGLGLVLIYRLDLETPGDRAAPTQLVWSTLGVGLFIVVVLLLRDHRVLQRYAYLSVATALGLMILPIFFPAVNGARIWIRIGGLSFQPGEFAKILLAVFFAAYLAANRHALAYTGRKAWKLQFPTGRVLGPIVAIWVLSVGVLVLERDLGTSLLFFGLFVIMLYVATGRTGWIAVGLVLAAAGAFLVGSLEPHVHGRVQDWLDPFASIRAGDGPGQLAQSLFAFAAGGMLGAGLGLGHSVLIGFATKSDFILATAGEELGLVGLTALFLLYALIVARGYRAGLALRDPFGRLLAIGLASILALQVFVIAGGVMGLIPLTGMAMPFLAQGGSSVVTNWVMVALLVRVSDSARAPRPDMADTGVIAPIVEDAPVADGHVEDPR; this is encoded by the coding sequence ATGACCGCAGCGCCGCCCACGGACGCGAGACCCGCGCAGGACGCGCCCCCGCCCGGGGTGCTCGTCCCGAAGCGCCGCGGTGTGGAGTTCTCGCTGCTCGTCGGCGCGGTCCTGATCTCCGTCTACGGCTACGCCGAGGTCGGCCTGGCCCGCAGCGGCGCCGTACCGCCGGACGCCGCCCGTTACGGCGCCGGCCTCGGGCTGCTCGCCCTCCTCGCCCACCTCGCCGTCCGGCTGCGCGCCCCGTACGCCGACCCGCTGCTGCTGCCGATCGCCGTTCTGCTCAACGGACTCGGCCTGGTGCTGATCTACCGGCTCGACCTGGAGACGCCCGGCGACCGGGCCGCACCCACCCAGCTGGTGTGGTCGACGCTCGGCGTGGGCCTGTTCATCGTGGTGGTGCTGCTGCTGCGCGACCACCGGGTGCTCCAGCGGTACGCGTATCTGTCGGTGGCCACCGCGCTGGGCCTGATGATCCTGCCGATCTTCTTCCCGGCCGTGAACGGCGCCAGGATCTGGATCCGGATCGGCGGTCTTTCCTTCCAGCCGGGCGAGTTCGCCAAGATCCTGCTCGCGGTCTTCTTCGCCGCGTACCTCGCCGCCAACCGCCACGCGCTGGCCTACACCGGCCGAAAAGCCTGGAAGCTGCAGTTCCCCACCGGCCGGGTGCTCGGGCCGATCGTGGCGATCTGGGTGCTGAGCGTCGGCGTCCTGGTCCTGGAGCGCGACCTGGGCACCTCGCTGCTCTTCTTCGGTCTGTTCGTGATCATGCTGTACGTGGCGACCGGCCGCACCGGCTGGATCGCGGTGGGGCTCGTCCTCGCGGCCGCCGGGGCCTTCCTCGTCGGCTCCCTCGAACCGCACGTCCACGGCCGGGTGCAGGACTGGCTCGACCCGTTCGCCTCGATCCGGGCGGGCGACGGGCCCGGCCAGCTCGCGCAGTCGCTGTTCGCGTTCGCCGCGGGCGGGATGCTGGGCGCGGGCCTGGGCCTCGGCCACTCGGTCCTCATCGGCTTCGCCACCAAGTCGGACTTCATCCTCGCCACGGCGGGCGAGGAACTGGGTCTGGTCGGCCTGACCGCCCTCTTCCTGCTGTACGCGCTGATCGTGGCCCGCGGCTACCGCGCCGGCCTCGCGCTGCGCGATCCCTTCGGCCGGCTGCTCGCGATCGGGCTCGCCTCGATCCTGGCGCTCCAGGTCTTCGTGATCGCGGGCGGGGTGATGGGGCTGATCCCGCTGACCGGCATGGCGATGCCGTTCCTGGCCCAGGGCGGCTCCTCGGTCGTCACCAACTGGGTGATGGTGGCACTGCTCGTCCGGGTCTCCGACTCGGCCCGGGCGCCACGTCCGGACATGGCGGACACCGGCGTGATCGCTCCGATCGTGGAGGACGCACCCGTCGCGGACGGACACGTGGAGGACCCGAGATGA
- a CDS encoding DNA ligase, whose product MSPARGPGAGAGVVLRPPVDVMRPKAADELPRQGSVPGGLQYSLKLDGFRALAFVLDDGQVFLQSRNRRDLAREFPGIAAYLGERLPAGIVLDGELCAYREGRVSFTDLLRTHRERERAGVPVSYIAFDLLALPGHDLRGRPLRERWELLGAALKDTGPPLQRVLATDDEETARDWFVALREAGVEGVVAKAWNSTYRPGHTWSWRKIRHSDTEDAVLEGVFGPPDRPHAVLARLSDGRRLRTTPRLTGAQAREVAGLTAGLLGEPVNDPEHGPVRPLDRQLTMELRLIAGRQDTARFVRVRETDPPPEEAAGGTTSGAAPGTAQDAAPGTAQDADADTDADAGADADADVDAATGAHTSSPPDPAF is encoded by the coding sequence ATGAGCCCCGCCCGCGGCCCCGGCGCCGGGGCGGGTGTCGTGCTCCGTCCGCCGGTCGACGTGATGCGCCCGAAGGCGGCGGACGAGCTGCCCCGGCAGGGCAGCGTCCCCGGCGGCCTCCAGTACTCCCTCAAGCTCGACGGCTTCCGCGCCCTCGCCTTCGTCCTCGACGACGGCCAGGTCTTCCTCCAGTCCAGGAACCGGCGCGATCTCGCGCGCGAGTTCCCCGGCATCGCCGCCTACCTCGGCGAGCGGCTGCCGGCCGGGATCGTCCTGGACGGTGAGCTGTGCGCGTACCGCGAGGGACGGGTGAGCTTCACCGATCTGCTCCGTACGCACCGGGAACGCGAGCGGGCCGGCGTCCCCGTCTCGTACATCGCCTTCGATCTGCTCGCCCTGCCCGGCCACGACCTGCGGGGCCGGCCGCTGCGGGAGCGGTGGGAGCTGCTCGGCGCGGCCCTCAAGGACACCGGGCCGCCGCTCCAGCGGGTGCTGGCCACCGACGACGAGGAGACCGCCCGGGACTGGTTCGTCGCGCTGCGGGAGGCGGGCGTCGAGGGCGTCGTGGCCAAGGCGTGGAACTCGACCTACCGCCCCGGCCACACCTGGTCCTGGCGGAAGATCCGGCACTCGGACACCGAAGACGCCGTACTGGAGGGGGTGTTCGGGCCGCCGGACCGCCCGCACGCCGTGCTGGCGCGCCTGTCCGACGGGCGCCGGCTGCGGACCACCCCGCGCCTGACGGGCGCTCAGGCGCGCGAGGTGGCCGGGCTGACGGCGGGGCTCCTCGGTGAACCGGTGAACGACCCGGAGCACGGGCCGGTACGACCGCTCGACCGTCAACTGACCATGGAGCTGCGGCTGATCGCGGGCCGCCAGGACACGGCCCGCTTCGTACGCGTGCGGGAGACGGACCCGCCGCCCGAGGAGGCGGCGGGGGGCACGACCTCGGGCGCGGCCCCGGGCACGGCGCAGGACGCGGCCCCGGGCACGGCGCAGGACGCGGACGCAGACACAGACGCAGACGCAGGCGCAGACGCGGACGCGGACGTGGACGCGGCCACGGGCGCGCACACGAGCTCGCCTCCCGACCCGGCCTTCTGA
- a CDS encoding diiron oxygenase, producing the protein MASLTEPDFTRLRDALGPLRDREQVAERLLESSLKHSFDPETELDWDSPFEDGKWFWPPELVSLYDTPLWRKMSEEQRIDLSRHEAASLASLGIWFEIILMQLLVRHIYDKSLTSSHVRYALTEIADECRHSMMFARLIRRGGAPEYPVPRIYHNLARLLKTVSTTPGSFAATLLGEEILDWMQRLTFPDERVQSLVRGVTRIHVVEEARHVRYAREELRRQMITAPRWEQEFTRLSCGEAARVFSTCFINPAVYDNVGLDRREALAQVRASGHRREVMQSGAKRLTDFLDDIGVLRGAGRRLWKASGLLA; encoded by the coding sequence ATGGCCAGTCTCACCGAGCCCGACTTCACCCGCCTCCGGGACGCCCTGGGTCCGCTGCGCGACCGCGAGCAGGTCGCCGAGCGGCTCCTGGAGTCCTCCCTCAAGCACTCCTTCGACCCCGAGACCGAACTCGACTGGGACAGTCCCTTCGAGGACGGCAAGTGGTTCTGGCCGCCGGAGCTGGTCTCGCTCTACGACACCCCGCTGTGGCGGAAGATGTCCGAGGAACAGCGGATCGACCTCTCCCGCCACGAGGCCGCCTCGCTCGCCTCCCTCGGCATCTGGTTCGAGATCATCCTGATGCAGCTGCTCGTCCGGCACATCTACGACAAGTCGCTCACCAGCAGCCACGTGCGCTACGCCCTGACCGAGATAGCCGACGAGTGCCGGCACTCGATGATGTTCGCCCGGCTGATCAGGCGCGGCGGCGCGCCCGAGTACCCGGTGCCGCGGATCTACCACAACCTCGCCCGCCTCCTGAAGACGGTCTCCACCACCCCCGGTTCCTTCGCGGCGACCCTCCTCGGCGAGGAGATCCTGGACTGGATGCAGCGCCTGACCTTCCCGGACGAGCGCGTCCAGTCCCTCGTCCGCGGCGTCACCCGCATCCACGTGGTCGAGGAGGCCCGCCACGTGCGCTACGCCCGCGAGGAGCTGCGCCGCCAGATGATCACCGCCCCGCGCTGGGAGCAGGAGTTCACCCGCCTCAGCTGCGGCGAGGCCGCGCGCGTCTTCTCCACGTGCTTCATCAACCCTGCCGTCTACGACAACGTGGGTCTGGACCGCCGTGAGGCCCTCGCCCAGGTCCGGGCGAGCGGCCACCGCCGCGAGGTGATGCAGTCCGGTGCGAAGCGGCTCACCGACTTCCTGGACGACATCGGCGTGCTGCGGGGCGCGGGGCGGCGGCTGTGGAAGGCGTCGGGACTGCTGGCCTGA
- a CDS encoding penicillin-binding transpeptidase domain-containing protein produces the protein MIRYIRRAAALCLVLLVALLLNAARVMVIQADELDDNPANRRIAITRWGQPRGEIVVDGRPVTGSRDSGQQLRWERTYTQGPLYAPVTGYASQTYGTSLVEDAEDAVLSGTDPMLAPLPLWNDVSRGRQPGGDVITTIRARMQEAAFRGLDGKRGAVAAIEPSSGRILALVSSPSYDPGVLSGTGREVKDAWARLTTSPNQPMLARAFRQTYPPGSTFKIVTAAAALDAGVVTDPDAPTDTPDPFVLPGTRQVLPNEARGCEDASLADAIRWSCNTVMAGLSVKVGLEKMVEAAGNFGFNDPGLRIPSWVARSNFDTDMSPDQLALSSIGQFNTTATPLQMALVAAAVANNGEIAHPHLIERTTTAGGTTVDTTGRRTYRQAMRPSTATRLQDLMVRAVEEGTGTNAAIPGARVGGKTGTAQHGLGNTGTPYAWFIAWAQARDSAQPAVAVAVVVEDASADRTDISGGGSAAPIARAVMEEGLRLEAEGRGRGGG, from the coding sequence GTGATCCGCTACATCCGGCGGGCGGCGGCGCTCTGCCTGGTCCTGCTGGTGGCGCTGCTGCTCAACGCGGCCCGGGTGATGGTGATCCAGGCGGACGAGCTGGACGACAACCCGGCCAACCGCCGGATCGCCATCACGCGCTGGGGCCAGCCGCGCGGTGAGATCGTCGTGGACGGCCGGCCGGTGACCGGCTCCCGCGACAGCGGCCAGCAGCTGCGCTGGGAACGCACGTACACCCAGGGGCCGTTGTACGCGCCGGTGACCGGCTACGCCTCCCAGACGTACGGTACGAGCCTGGTCGAGGACGCCGAGGACGCGGTCCTGTCCGGCACCGATCCCATGCTCGCCCCGCTGCCCCTGTGGAACGACGTGAGCCGGGGGCGCCAGCCGGGCGGGGACGTGATCACCACCATCCGGGCCCGCATGCAGGAGGCGGCCTTCAGGGGCCTCGACGGGAAGCGGGGCGCGGTCGCGGCGATCGAGCCGTCGAGCGGCCGGATCCTGGCGCTTGTGTCCTCCCCGTCGTACGACCCGGGAGTCCTTTCGGGCACGGGTCGTGAGGTGAAGGACGCGTGGGCGCGGCTGACGACCTCCCCGAACCAGCCGATGCTGGCGCGGGCGTTCCGGCAGACGTATCCGCCCGGCTCCACCTTCAAGATCGTGACGGCGGCGGCGGCCCTGGACGCGGGCGTGGTGACGGACCCCGACGCCCCGACCGACACGCCGGACCCCTTCGTCCTGCCCGGTACCCGCCAGGTGCTCCCGAACGAGGCCCGCGGCTGCGAGGACGCCTCGCTCGCCGACGCCATCCGGTGGTCCTGCAACACGGTGATGGCCGGCCTGTCGGTGAAGGTCGGTCTGGAGAAGATGGTGGAGGCCGCCGGGAACTTCGGCTTCAACGACCCGGGGCTGCGGATCCCGTCCTGGGTGGCGCGGTCGAACTTCGACACCGACATGAGCCCGGACCAGCTGGCGCTGTCCTCCATCGGCCAGTTCAACACGACGGCCACCCCGCTCCAGATGGCGCTGGTCGCCGCGGCGGTCGCCAACAACGGCGAGATCGCCCACCCCCACCTGATCGAGCGCACCACGACGGCGGGCGGCACCACGGTCGACACCACCGGCCGCCGCACCTACCGCCAGGCCATGCGTCCCTCCACCGCGACCCGCCTCCAGGACCTGATGGTCCGCGCGGTCGAGGAAGGCACCGGCACCAACGCGGCCATCCCCGGCGCCCGCGTCGGCGGCAAGACGGGCACGGCCCAGCACGGCCTGGGCAACACGGGCACCCCCTACGCCTGGTTCATCGCCTGGGCCCAGGCCAGGGACTCGGCCCAGCCGGCGGTCGCGGTCGCCGTGGTGGTGGAGGACGCGTCGGCCGACCGCACGGACATCTCGGGGGGCGGGAGCGCGGCGCCGATCGCGCGGGCGGTGATGGAGGAGGGGCTCAGGCTGGAGGCGGAGGGGCGGGGGCGGGGAGGGGGCTGA
- a CDS encoding PBS lyase encodes MLTGIEEVDWASLGHAYGPADDVPELLRGLASDDPAERENALDGMYGAVHHQGDVYDSTLACIPFLLELVADPTVQDRGGIVELLTSIGGFDLCDEEELDELDPDDAEFIPAANYAMAAAAVAAGADVFFGLVDDPDPEVRLAAPCALAALHSDPARVLDLLRERLTVERDTEVRLALVAAVGRIALRHESLRAETVDWLGWLSRAAQAPGLRLAALAQLARCAPARIPEDVVERVTVLLDEVRSAPPDRPAETPRTASPTLIGQVRELLEEHSAGRPTPWTEELLRTLHTALDDRVDDRIALILAQLRSPDWGQRSDAIWLCGGLIRVWRGRYEEVVRLVGEQLSDPEPRLREAATSFLERLFELAGPASDALAARLAAAPTGPLGLPGPGARAGRGGALLALARAGDARAIPLLARALEEREVRRELLYAVDALGPAALPLAPVLRRRLGEVELDDLLYDRAAPLLFALASVRGTQALPEVLRVLRGAPPNRRDWVREACLRTLAMFGPVAREEALPDVRRLLVSESAAVSSMAARAAWSLDGSLDEALAALGRWLRPGATDAEWCVAARALGAIGPAAAGAAAALRAGLASRDLWVRVRSGAALWRVEGDAAAVLPVLLAAWEENRHARVAVAECLAEMGPAAGEAEPVIRAELARRRRHNAREDGAGSHDVHDDEKLLTLCRAALTQMERRLL; translated from the coding sequence ATGCTGACGGGGATCGAGGAGGTCGACTGGGCCTCGTTGGGGCATGCGTACGGCCCCGCGGACGACGTGCCGGAGCTGTTGCGCGGGCTCGCCTCCGACGATCCGGCCGAGCGGGAGAACGCCCTGGACGGCATGTACGGGGCCGTGCACCACCAGGGCGACGTCTACGACTCCACGCTCGCCTGCATCCCCTTCCTCCTGGAACTCGTCGCCGACCCCACCGTCCAGGACCGCGGCGGCATCGTCGAGTTGCTCACCAGCATCGGCGGCTTCGACCTCTGCGACGAGGAGGAGCTGGACGAACTCGACCCGGACGACGCGGAGTTCATACCGGCCGCGAATTACGCGATGGCCGCGGCGGCGGTCGCGGCCGGCGCCGACGTGTTCTTCGGGCTCGTCGACGACCCCGACCCGGAGGTGCGGCTCGCGGCGCCCTGCGCGCTGGCCGCCCTGCACTCCGACCCGGCCCGGGTGCTCGACCTGCTGCGCGAGCGGCTCACCGTCGAGCGGGACACGGAGGTGCGGCTCGCCCTGGTCGCCGCGGTCGGGCGGATCGCGCTGCGGCACGAGTCGCTGCGCGCCGAGACCGTGGACTGGCTGGGCTGGCTGTCGCGGGCCGCGCAGGCGCCCGGGCTGCGGCTCGCGGCCCTCGCCCAGCTCGCCCGCTGCGCGCCGGCCCGGATCCCCGAGGACGTGGTGGAGCGGGTCACCGTCCTGCTCGACGAGGTGCGTTCGGCGCCGCCCGACCGCCCCGCCGAAACCCCGCGCACGGCCAGCCCGACCCTGATCGGCCAGGTCCGCGAACTCCTGGAGGAGCACTCGGCGGGCCGCCCCACCCCGTGGACGGAGGAGTTGCTCCGTACCCTGCACACCGCCCTCGACGACCGGGTCGACGACCGCATCGCGCTCATCCTGGCCCAGCTGCGCAGCCCCGACTGGGGGCAGCGCTCGGACGCGATCTGGCTGTGCGGCGGGCTGATCAGGGTGTGGCGGGGGCGGTACGAGGAGGTCGTGCGGCTCGTCGGGGAGCAGCTGAGCGACCCGGAGCCGAGGCTGCGCGAGGCCGCCACGTCCTTCCTGGAGCGGCTCTTCGAGCTGGCCGGACCGGCCTCGGACGCCCTGGCCGCCCGCCTCGCGGCCGCACCGACCGGGCCGCTCGGCCTGCCCGGTCCCGGTGCGCGGGCCGGCCGCGGCGGGGCGCTGCTCGCCCTCGCCCGTGCCGGTGACGCCCGGGCGATCCCGCTGCTCGCGCGGGCCCTGGAGGAGCGCGAGGTGCGGCGGGAGTTGCTGTACGCGGTGGACGCGCTCGGTCCGGCCGCGCTGCCGCTCGCCCCGGTGCTGCGGCGCAGGCTGGGCGAGGTGGAGCTGGACGACCTGCTCTACGACCGGGCGGCGCCGCTGCTGTTCGCGCTGGCGTCGGTGCGGGGCACGCAGGCGCTGCCGGAGGTGCTGCGGGTGCTGCGCGGGGCGCCGCCGAACCGCCGGGACTGGGTGCGGGAGGCGTGTCTGCGGACCCTGGCGATGTTCGGGCCGGTGGCGCGGGAGGAGGCGCTGCCCGACGTGCGGCGGCTGCTCGTCTCCGAGTCGGCCGCGGTCTCGTCGATGGCGGCGCGGGCGGCGTGGTCGCTGGACGGTTCGCTCGACGAGGCCCTGGCCGCGCTGGGGCGGTGGCTGCGGCCGGGCGCCACGGATGCCGAGTGGTGCGTGGCGGCCCGCGCCCTGGGCGCGATCGGCCCGGCGGCGGCCGGTGCGGCTGCCGCGCTGCGGGCGGGCCTCGCGTCGCGTGACCTGTGGGTGCGGGTGCGCTCGGGGGCGGCGCTGTGGCGGGTCGAGGGCGACGCGGCCGCGGTGCTGCCGGTGCTGCTCGCGGCCTGGGAGGAGAACCGGCACGCCAGGGTGGCGGTCGCCGAATGTCTGGCGGAGATGGGCCCGGCGGCGGGTGAGGCGGAGCCGGTGATCCGCGCCGAGCTGGCCCGAAGACGACGCCACAACGCCCGTGAGGACGGCGCGGGCTCCCATGACGTCCACGACGACGAGAAGCTCCTCACGCTGTGCCGGGCGGCCCTGACCCAGATGGAGCGGCGCCTTTTGTAA
- a CDS encoding ferritin-like domain-containing protein translates to MSTHDLYAQPPKESVWQVPATGAARFNWSYDMADDGRDRLLALYQKGKDKQWDGATRIDWDLEVDPYDPLGTPDEAMSLYGTRHWGRLTDKDKGELRRHYSSWQFSQFLHGEQGAMICAARIVESVPDLDAKFYSATQVMDEARHAEIYARFLHEKIGTLYPINDNLQSLLGDTLRDSRWDMPYLGMQVLIEGLALAAFGMIRDTTNKPLPKQILAYVMQDEARHVAFGRMALRDYYRQLTDAELREREEFVIEGCYLMRDRLRGVEVLENFGIPRKEAEELSEQSEFLHLFRKLLFSRIVPCVKDIGLWGERLQKAYLDMGVFDLGDSNLDLLMSQDEEVAEALDRERFAAEERARVAEVAEAIAEGEAAS, encoded by the coding sequence GTGTCGACGCACGACCTCTACGCGCAGCCCCCGAAGGAGTCCGTCTGGCAGGTGCCGGCCACCGGCGCCGCCCGCTTCAACTGGTCCTACGACATGGCGGACGACGGACGCGACCGGCTCCTCGCCCTCTACCAGAAGGGCAAGGACAAACAGTGGGACGGGGCCACCCGCATCGACTGGGACCTGGAGGTCGACCCGTACGACCCGCTCGGCACCCCGGACGAGGCCATGTCCCTGTACGGCACCCGCCACTGGGGCAGGCTCACCGACAAGGACAAGGGCGAGCTGCGCCGGCACTACTCCTCCTGGCAGTTCAGCCAGTTCCTGCACGGCGAGCAGGGCGCGATGATCTGCGCCGCCCGGATCGTCGAGTCCGTGCCCGACCTGGACGCCAAGTTCTACTCGGCGACGCAGGTCATGGACGAGGCCCGGCACGCCGAGATCTACGCCCGCTTCCTGCACGAGAAGATCGGCACCCTCTACCCGATCAACGACAACCTGCAGAGCCTCCTCGGCGACACCCTGCGCGACTCCCGCTGGGACATGCCCTACCTCGGCATGCAGGTGCTCATCGAGGGCCTCGCGCTCGCCGCCTTCGGCATGATCCGGGACACCACCAACAAGCCGCTGCCCAAGCAGATCCTCGCGTACGTGATGCAGGACGAGGCCCGGCACGTGGCCTTCGGGCGGATGGCGCTGCGCGACTACTACCGGCAGCTCACCGACGCGGAACTGCGCGAGCGCGAGGAGTTCGTCATCGAGGGCTGCTATCTGATGCGGGACCGGCTGCGCGGGGTGGAGGTCCTGGAGAACTTCGGCATCCCGAGGAAGGAGGCGGAGGAGCTCAGCGAGCAGAGCGAGTTCCTGCACCTGTTCCGCAAGCTGCTGTTCAGCCGGATCGTGCCCTGCGTCAAGGACATCGGGCTGTGGGGCGAGCGCCTGCAGAAGGCCTACCTCGACATGGGCGTTTTCGACCTCGGCGACTCCAACCTGGACCTGCTGATGTCCCAGGACGAGGAGGTCGCCGAGGCGCTGGACCGCGAACGGTTCGCGGCGGAGGAGCGGGCGCGGGTCGCGGAGGTGGCGGAGGCGATCGCGGAGGGCGAGGCGGCCTCGTAG